The following proteins come from a genomic window of Corallococcus sp. NCRR:
- a CDS encoding ATP-binding protein, whose protein sequence is MTSSPLPSASEPSPRARINLVWLLRLRWGVLVGQAVLVAVAAWGLKLVLPVPALVALLGIEAVTNAAVRAGLARARPVAEAAIFGLMLWDTLVLTGLLALSGGTHNPFTTLYLVNVALGTVLLPPRRTWAMLGFTLLAFGSLFVLQDVTLPGLERPDHAELMRLHLSGMWVAFAVAAGFIVYFIQRVTRALARREQELEQTRARHARQEKVASLATLAAGAAHELSTPLSTIAVVAKELERALAASQTSESVREDLRLIRQQVDRCRDVLVQMSADAGQTTGEPFQAIPLERLVEETLSELSGRERVKVDVPEALKQHPVHGPPRALARVLRGLVKNALQATPRDRGVELRVLPEGTGARLEVRDEGQGMPEAVLTRAGEPFFTTKAPGEGMGLGLFLARSLAEQLGGSLELRSKAGEGTTASLSLPGADAKEAAA, encoded by the coding sequence ATGACGTCTTCTCCGCTGCCCTCCGCCTCCGAACCCTCGCCCCGGGCCCGCATCAACCTGGTGTGGCTCCTGAGGCTGCGCTGGGGCGTGCTGGTGGGGCAGGCGGTGCTCGTCGCGGTGGCCGCGTGGGGCTTGAAGCTGGTGCTGCCGGTGCCCGCGCTGGTGGCGCTCTTGGGCATCGAGGCGGTGACGAACGCGGCGGTGCGCGCGGGGCTCGCGAGGGCGAGGCCGGTGGCGGAAGCGGCCATCTTCGGGCTGATGCTCTGGGACACGCTGGTGCTGACGGGGCTGCTGGCGTTGAGCGGAGGGACGCACAATCCCTTCACGACGCTGTACCTGGTGAACGTGGCGCTGGGCACGGTGCTGCTGCCGCCGCGCCGCACGTGGGCGATGCTGGGCTTCACGCTGTTGGCGTTCGGGTCGCTGTTCGTGTTGCAGGACGTGACGCTGCCGGGCCTGGAGAGGCCGGACCACGCGGAGTTGATGCGGCTGCACCTGAGCGGCATGTGGGTGGCGTTCGCGGTGGCGGCGGGCTTCATCGTGTACTTCATCCAACGCGTGACACGAGCGCTGGCCCGGCGTGAGCAGGAATTGGAGCAGACGCGGGCAAGGCACGCGAGGCAGGAGAAGGTGGCCTCGCTGGCGACGCTGGCGGCCGGAGCAGCGCATGAGTTGTCCACGCCGCTGTCCACCATCGCGGTGGTGGCGAAGGAGTTGGAGCGGGCGCTCGCGGCCTCACAGACCTCCGAGTCCGTAAGAGAGGATTTGAGGCTGATCCGCCAGCAGGTGGACCGCTGCCGGGACGTGCTGGTGCAGATGTCCGCGGACGCGGGCCAGACGACGGGAGAGCCCTTCCAGGCCATTCCGCTGGAGCGGCTGGTGGAGGAGACGCTGTCGGAGCTGTCCGGCCGTGAGCGAGTGAAGGTGGACGTGCCGGAGGCGCTGAAGCAGCACCCGGTCCACGGGCCGCCGAGGGCGTTGGCGAGAGTGCTGAGGGGCCTGGTGAAGAACGCGCTCCAGGCGACGCCCAGGGATCGGGGCGTGGAGCTGCGAGTGCTGCCGGAGGGCACGGGGGCGCGGCTGGAGGTGCGCGACGAAGGCCAGGGCATGCCGGAGGCGGTGCTGACACGCGCGGGTGAGCCGTTCTTCACCACGAAGGCGCCAGGAGAAGGCATGGGCCTGGGGCTGTTCCTGGCGCGCTCCCTGGCGGAGCAACTGGGCGGGTCGCTGGAGCTGCGCTCGAAGGCAGGAGAAGGCACGACGGCGAGCCTGAGCCTGCCGGGAGCGGACGCGAAGGAGGCAGCGGCATGA
- a CDS encoding VOC family protein, translating into MKPIPEDWPRISSSLFYVDAPAAIDWLERAFGFQTRLKVEGADNTIVHAELAYGDGVIMVNSSGRHGLHQSPRLHGGVNTQTLTVYVDDVDAHCAQARAAGAVVIQEPETKNYGDDWGTNRTYGAEDLEGHRWWFTQRVFGPK; encoded by the coding sequence ATGAAGCCCATCCCCGAGGACTGGCCGCGCATCTCCTCCAGCCTCTTCTACGTGGACGCCCCCGCCGCCATCGACTGGCTGGAGCGCGCGTTCGGCTTCCAGACGCGCCTCAAGGTGGAGGGCGCGGACAACACCATCGTGCACGCGGAGCTGGCCTACGGCGACGGCGTCATCATGGTGAACTCCTCCGGGCGCCACGGCCTCCACCAGAGCCCCCGGCTGCACGGGGGCGTCAACACGCAGACCCTCACGGTCTACGTGGACGACGTGGACGCCCACTGCGCCCAGGCGCGTGCGGCCGGCGCCGTCGTCATCCAGGAGCCGGAGACCAAGAACTACGGCGACGACTGGGGCACCAACCGCACCTACGGCGCCGAGGACCTCGAAGGCCACCGCTGGTGGTTCACCCAGCGCGTCTTCGGGCCGAAGTAG
- a CDS encoding transporter has product MRTPTLALLSAALLLMPTAPAWACASCACGDPTLTSMGGEQPFEGRLRLSTMLRAWGHTEGVTGVDAQRLRELRMDVAVAYAPRPWLVLAVNLPLQAREVQDVSLGLERGWGLGDIDVTAKAFVWKDKEFSPDQLISVVGGVKLPTGPRLHARDGTSLGIDAQPGSGSVDPMAGLAWQGFRGNWSFLASALGFLPSRGRDDFRLGASVRTQVAAQYQPSPRWAVRLGVDTRAEKAPDTNGTPEEAGGGFIAYASPDLLFSPGMDVVVQAGVRIPVVNQLRRVSSTPIAVLSLAYDL; this is encoded by the coding sequence TTGAGAACCCCCACCCTGGCCCTCCTGAGCGCCGCGCTCCTCCTCATGCCCACGGCCCCGGCGTGGGCCTGCGCGAGCTGTGCGTGCGGCGACCCCACGCTCACCTCCATGGGAGGCGAGCAGCCCTTCGAAGGGCGCCTGCGGCTGTCCACGATGCTGCGCGCGTGGGGGCACACCGAAGGGGTGACGGGCGTGGACGCGCAGCGGCTGCGCGAGCTGCGCATGGACGTGGCGGTGGCGTACGCGCCCAGGCCCTGGCTGGTACTCGCGGTGAACCTGCCGCTCCAGGCCCGCGAGGTCCAGGACGTGAGCCTGGGGCTGGAGCGCGGCTGGGGGCTGGGCGACATCGACGTGACGGCGAAGGCGTTCGTGTGGAAGGACAAGGAGTTCTCGCCGGACCAGCTCATCAGCGTGGTGGGCGGGGTGAAGCTGCCCACGGGCCCGCGGCTGCACGCGAGGGACGGCACGAGCCTGGGCATCGACGCGCAGCCGGGCAGCGGCTCCGTGGATCCGATGGCGGGGCTGGCGTGGCAGGGCTTCCGGGGCAACTGGTCGTTCCTCGCGAGCGCCCTGGGCTTCCTGCCCTCGCGAGGGCGCGACGACTTCCGGCTGGGCGCGTCGGTGCGCACGCAGGTGGCGGCGCAGTACCAGCCGTCTCCCAGGTGGGCGGTGCGGCTGGGCGTGGACACCCGGGCGGAGAAGGCGCCGGACACGAACGGCACGCCGGAAGAGGCCGGCGGAGGCTTCATCGCGTACGCGTCACCGGACCTCCTCTTCAGCCCGGGCATGGACGTGGTGGTGCAGGCCGGGGTGCGCATTCCTGTCGTCAACCAACTGCGCCGGGTGTCCTCCACGCCCATCGCGGTGCTCTCGCTCGCGTACGACCTGTGA
- a CDS encoding ATP-binding protein — MKPTLLLVEAPGPRRELLSLAFEGQGWRVLLAAGVEPGVQALRESPPVHLVLAAGALLATAAGRLDALREALAASGASLWAEAPAADQDSLRRSGLPVAGFLTPGMSLGARVEAVRQALPGEARERRTALRVLVAEDDPVYRKLLQLALAPFRFDVMEAEDGLFALELARRHPPDIVLADVLMPRLDGFRLCLALRQDPKLARVPVILTHATSPDELDLRMAANVGANGFVRRTQGDDELVATLLRASRAEGPAPAPVHGELSTETHLYAMVRQLERRVGLLEQAERTARESEERYRLVVAGSYDGVWDWDVRDQRMYWSPRLLEMLGLKPEDFPGTSESFLARVHPEDRDAVASALALHLEQGAPYDVSFRLRHEAGGYRSCVSRGRAIRDAQGRPVRMAGIIGDVTEQLRLYREAREAVRVRDEFLAVAAHELRTPLAALRLRVQGTAAALKHERQVSPERLERALVAADRQVQRLVDLVEGLLDVSQMQSHSPRLNLEDVDLGQVVRDVVLRWEEMAARAGCLLVVRDVTSAVGHWDALRLGQVVTHLLVNAVKFGPGKPVELEVQADEQTAWLVVRDHGIGIAPDRVDGLFRRFERAVPTRNYGGLGLGLYRLYRIVEAHGGDVAVTSTPGQGATFRVRLPRSGPPPVGPA, encoded by the coding sequence ATGAAGCCCACCCTGCTGCTCGTCGAAGCCCCGGGTCCGCGCCGGGAGCTCCTGTCCCTGGCGTTCGAGGGGCAGGGTTGGCGGGTGCTGCTGGCGGCGGGGGTGGAGCCGGGGGTGCAGGCGCTGCGTGAGTCCCCGCCGGTGCACCTGGTGCTGGCTGCGGGGGCGCTCCTGGCCACGGCGGCGGGGCGGTTGGACGCGCTGCGTGAGGCGCTGGCGGCGTCCGGGGCGTCCCTCTGGGCGGAGGCGCCGGCGGCCGACCAGGATTCCCTGCGGCGTTCGGGCCTGCCGGTGGCGGGGTTCCTCACGCCGGGGATGTCGCTGGGCGCCCGGGTGGAGGCGGTGCGCCAGGCCTTGCCGGGCGAGGCGCGGGAGCGCCGGACCGCGCTGCGGGTGCTGGTGGCGGAGGACGACCCCGTCTACCGCAAGCTCCTGCAACTGGCGCTGGCGCCCTTCCGCTTCGACGTGATGGAGGCGGAGGACGGCCTGTTCGCGCTGGAGCTGGCGCGGCGGCATCCGCCGGACATCGTGCTGGCGGACGTGCTGATGCCCCGGCTGGACGGCTTCCGGCTGTGCCTGGCCCTGCGCCAGGACCCGAAGCTCGCGCGCGTGCCCGTCATCCTCACGCACGCCACGTCGCCGGACGAGCTGGACCTGCGCATGGCGGCCAACGTGGGGGCCAACGGCTTCGTACGGCGCACGCAGGGGGATGACGAGCTGGTGGCCACGCTCCTGCGCGCGTCGCGCGCGGAGGGGCCCGCGCCCGCGCCCGTGCACGGCGAGCTGTCCACGGAGACGCACCTCTACGCGATGGTGCGCCAGCTGGAGCGGCGGGTGGGGCTGCTGGAGCAGGCCGAGCGCACCGCGCGCGAGAGCGAGGAGCGCTACCGGCTGGTGGTGGCCGGCTCCTATGACGGTGTGTGGGATTGGGACGTGCGCGACCAGCGCATGTACTGGAGCCCGCGCCTGCTGGAGATGCTGGGGCTCAAGCCGGAGGACTTCCCGGGGACCTCCGAGTCCTTCCTCGCGCGGGTGCACCCGGAGGACCGGGACGCGGTGGCGTCCGCGCTGGCGCTGCACCTGGAGCAGGGCGCGCCGTATGACGTGTCCTTCCGGCTGAGGCACGAGGCCGGGGGTTACCGCTCGTGCGTGAGCCGGGGCCGGGCCATCCGCGACGCGCAGGGGAGGCCGGTGCGCATGGCGGGCATCATTGGCGACGTGACGGAGCAGCTGCGGCTGTACCGCGAGGCGCGCGAGGCGGTGCGCGTGCGGGACGAGTTCCTGGCGGTGGCCGCGCACGAGCTGCGCACGCCCCTGGCCGCGCTGCGGCTGCGCGTGCAGGGCACGGCGGCGGCGCTGAAGCACGAGCGCCAGGTGTCGCCGGAGCGGCTGGAGCGCGCGCTGGTGGCGGCGGACCGGCAGGTGCAGCGGCTGGTGGACCTGGTGGAGGGGCTGCTGGACGTGTCGCAGATGCAGAGCCATTCGCCCCGGCTGAACCTGGAGGACGTGGACCTGGGGCAGGTGGTGCGGGACGTGGTGCTGCGCTGGGAGGAGATGGCGGCGCGCGCGGGGTGCCTGCTGGTGGTGCGCGACGTGACGTCCGCGGTGGGGCACTGGGACGCGCTCAGGCTGGGGCAGGTGGTGACGCACCTGCTGGTGAACGCGGTGAAGTTCGGTCCGGGCAAGCCCGTGGAGCTGGAGGTCCAGGCGGACGAGCAGACGGCCTGGCTGGTGGTGCGCGACCACGGCATCGGCATCGCGCCGGACCGGGTGGACGGCCTCTTCCGCCGCTTCGAGCGCGCGGTGCCCACGCGCAACTACGGTGGGTTGGGGCTGGGGCTGTACCGCCTGTATCGCATCGTGGAGGCGCACGGTGGGGACGTGGCGGTGACGAGCACGCCGGGGCAGGGGGCGACGTTCCGGGTGCGGCTGCCCCGCTCGGGGCCTCCTCCGGTGGGCCCCGCCTGA
- a CDS encoding response regulator, whose translation MEAHHTLLVVDDDMDIRDALQDALELEGYAVQLAADGLEALERLRSSEPRPQLILLDLMMPRMDGIAFREALRHERACSDIPVVVASADLDVRGTVDGMGVAGYLRKPLDLSALLTTVKQLCLPV comes from the coding sequence ATGGAAGCCCATCACACGTTGCTGGTCGTCGATGACGACATGGACATCCGGGATGCGCTCCAGGACGCGTTGGAGCTGGAGGGCTACGCCGTGCAGCTGGCGGCGGATGGGCTGGAGGCGCTGGAGCGGCTGCGCTCGTCGGAGCCCCGGCCCCAGCTCATCCTCCTGGACCTGATGATGCCTCGCATGGACGGCATCGCGTTCCGCGAGGCGCTGCGCCACGAGCGCGCGTGCTCGGACATCCCGGTGGTGGTGGCCAGCGCGGACCTGGACGTGCGCGGCACGGTGGATGGCATGGGCGTGGCGGGCTACCTGCGCAAGCCCCTGGACCTGTCCGCGCTGCTCACCACCGTGAAGCAGCTGTGCCTGCCCGTCTGA
- a CDS encoding Fur family transcriptional regulator, whose product MGAKKVTAQEKLTGFQDRIRAAGLRSTAPRVAVLRKLETATAPMSHADLVEELGGEGYDRVTIYRNLTDLTEAGLVVRADLGDHVWRFELKRAGASEHANNHPHFTCTDCGTVACLPEESVRLTTARGVPRAVSQRAVEVQLRGLCDRCE is encoded by the coding sequence ATGGGTGCCAAGAAAGTCACGGCGCAGGAGAAGCTGACCGGGTTCCAGGACCGGATTCGCGCCGCGGGGCTGCGCAGCACCGCCCCCCGCGTGGCCGTGCTGCGCAAGCTGGAGACCGCCACCGCCCCCATGAGCCACGCGGACCTGGTGGAGGAGCTGGGCGGCGAGGGCTACGACCGCGTCACCATCTACCGCAACCTCACCGACCTCACCGAGGCCGGCCTCGTCGTGCGCGCCGACCTGGGCGACCACGTCTGGCGCTTCGAGCTCAAGCGCGCCGGCGCCAGCGAGCACGCCAACAACCACCCCCACTTCACCTGCACCGACTGCGGCACCGTCGCCTGCCTGCCTGAAGAATCCGTGCGCCTCACCACCGCCCGGGGCGTCCCCCGCGCCGTATCCCAGCGCGCCGTGGAAGTGCAGCTGCGCGGCCTCTGCGACCGCTGCGAGTAG
- a CDS encoding SRPBCC domain-containing protein, producing MTADRARVTTFVAVSPLDAFEVFTEETDLWWNKGPRYRGLKNPRGVLRFEPPGPGGRLLESFEDDVYEIGRVLVWEPGARLVFQWCASNFAPGETTEVDVRFEPTFGGTRVVLEHRGWDAIRMDHPVRHGQDGAATVAMMGRFWGDLVTRYRLHAARPRPT from the coding sequence ATGACCGCGGACCGCGCCCGCGTCACCACCTTCGTCGCCGTGTCCCCGCTGGACGCCTTCGAGGTCTTCACCGAGGAGACCGACCTCTGGTGGAACAAGGGCCCGCGCTACCGGGGCCTGAAGAACCCTCGCGGCGTGCTGCGCTTCGAACCGCCCGGCCCCGGCGGCCGGTTGCTGGAGTCCTTCGAGGACGACGTGTACGAAATCGGCCGCGTGCTCGTCTGGGAGCCCGGCGCGCGGCTCGTCTTCCAATGGTGCGCGAGCAACTTCGCCCCCGGGGAGACCACCGAGGTCGACGTCCGCTTCGAGCCCACCTTCGGCGGCACCCGCGTGGTGCTGGAGCACCGGGGCTGGGACGCCATCCGCATGGACCACCCCGTGCGCCACGGCCAGGATGGCGCGGCCACCGTCGCGATGATGGGCCGCTTCTGGGGGGACCTCGTCACGCGCTACCGGCTCCACGCCGCGCGGCCCCGCCCCACGTAA
- a CDS encoding response regulator transcription factor — protein sequence MSTAPVDQRPSLLLVDDDSTLRERLARAFRERGWDVTTAGNHDEAMAAARRESPEYAVVDLRMPGHSGLELVRDLLTVDASTRVIVLTGYGSISTTVDAIRLGAVNYLPKPADADDILAAFARAEEAPNVAAPETLQAPSLARAEWEHIHRVLADSAGNISEAARKLGIHRRSLQRKLQKYPPSR from the coding sequence ATGAGCACGGCGCCAGTGGATCAACGCCCCAGCCTGCTGCTGGTGGACGACGACAGCACCCTGCGCGAGCGATTGGCGCGAGCCTTCCGCGAGCGCGGCTGGGACGTGACGACAGCCGGCAACCACGATGAAGCGATGGCAGCGGCCAGGCGCGAATCACCGGAGTACGCGGTGGTGGATCTGCGCATGCCGGGCCACAGCGGCCTGGAGTTGGTGCGGGACCTGCTGACGGTGGACGCGTCCACGCGAGTCATCGTGCTGACGGGCTACGGCAGCATCTCCACGACGGTGGATGCCATCCGGCTGGGAGCCGTGAACTACCTGCCCAAGCCCGCGGACGCGGACGACATCCTGGCGGCGTTCGCGCGAGCCGAAGAGGCCCCCAACGTCGCCGCTCCGGAGACACTCCAGGCACCATCACTGGCACGAGCGGAGTGGGAGCACATCCACCGGGTGCTCGCGGACAGCGCCGGAAACATCTCCGAAGCCGCGCGCAAGCTGGGCATCCACCGAAGGTCGCTCCAGCGGAAGCTCCAGAAGTACCCGCCGTCGCGCTAG
- a CDS encoding ArsR/SmtB family transcription factor, with the protein MATPSALDRTLAALADPTRRGVVDRLRHRPHPAGELAAAFDMSPPAMSRHLRVLRQTGLVEERIDADDARVRVYSLRPEPFAALRGWLDEVESFWGDQLGAFKAHAERTRGTKPSGGRKS; encoded by the coding sequence ATGGCCACCCCTTCCGCGCTCGACCGCACCCTGGCCGCCCTCGCCGACCCCACGCGCCGGGGCGTCGTGGACCGGCTGCGCCACCGGCCCCACCCCGCCGGAGAGCTGGCAGCCGCGTTCGACATGAGCCCCCCGGCCATGTCCCGCCACCTGCGTGTGCTGCGGCAGACGGGGCTCGTGGAGGAGCGCATCGACGCGGACGATGCGCGCGTGCGCGTCTACTCGCTGCGCCCGGAGCCCTTCGCCGCCCTGCGCGGCTGGCTCGACGAGGTGGAGTCCTTCTGGGGGGACCAGCTGGGCGCCTTCAAGGCCCACGCCGAACGCACCCGGGGCACGAAGCCCTCCGGAGGCCGCAAGTCATGA
- a CDS encoding DoxX family protein → MAVRPLIRAYLENDTDPSALREDTPEAWRSFMGLLAPLGRLLFSVIFITSGLNHFIQLQALTAYAQASGVPDPRTAVLVSGGVLVVGGLCVLLGAFARLGAAMLAVFLVASAFMVHHFWKMDDPVQAQNNLIHFMKNLSMAGGALLIVYFGPGPFSLSRKKREAGLGGMKLGAPLR, encoded by the coding sequence ATGGCTGTCCGCCCGCTCATCCGTGCCTATCTGGAGAATGACACCGACCCGTCCGCGTTGAGGGAGGACACGCCGGAGGCATGGAGGTCATTCATGGGGCTGCTCGCACCGCTGGGACGACTGCTGTTCTCGGTCATCTTCATCACCAGCGGGCTCAATCACTTCATCCAGCTCCAGGCCCTCACGGCCTACGCCCAGGCGTCCGGTGTGCCGGACCCGAGGACGGCGGTGCTGGTGTCCGGTGGGGTGCTGGTGGTGGGAGGCCTGTGCGTCCTGCTGGGCGCCTTCGCCCGCCTGGGCGCGGCCATGCTCGCGGTGTTCCTGGTGGCGTCCGCCTTCATGGTCCATCACTTCTGGAAGATGGATGACCCGGTGCAGGCGCAGAACAACCTCATCCACTTCATGAAGAACCTCTCCATGGCGGGGGGCGCCCTGCTCATCGTCTACTTCGGGCCCGGCCCCTTCAGCCTGTCGCGCAAGAAGCGCGAGGCCGGTCTGGGCGGGATGAAGCTGGGCGCGCCCCTGCGCTGA
- a CDS encoding type IV toxin-antitoxin system AbiEi family antitoxin domain-containing protein, with the protein MSIEPPIKPDWDQLYRVAETQEGLFTTQQAAQAGYSPQLLAHYVRIGRASRVQRGIYRLVHFPAGEHEDLVAVWLWSEQVGTFSHQTALALYDLSDVLPARIHLTLPESWRKRRLRVPRLVVLHYADLLDSERHWVGAVRATTPSRTLDDCARGALTPDLMRQAALQALHRGMVRGALPAVEEALKPFGGLNA; encoded by the coding sequence ATGAGCATCGAGCCCCCAATCAAGCCGGACTGGGACCAGCTCTATCGAGTGGCGGAGACTCAGGAAGGCCTTTTCACGACGCAGCAAGCGGCCCAGGCGGGCTACTCGCCCCAACTGCTCGCTCACTACGTGCGCATCGGCCGGGCCTCACGAGTCCAGCGAGGAATCTACCGGCTGGTGCACTTCCCAGCAGGCGAGCACGAGGACCTCGTCGCCGTCTGGCTCTGGTCCGAACAGGTGGGAACCTTCTCCCATCAGACCGCGCTTGCGCTCTACGACCTCTCCGACGTGCTGCCCGCACGGATCCACCTGACGCTTCCCGAGTCCTGGCGTAAACGCCGCCTGCGCGTACCGAGGCTCGTAGTGCTCCACTATGCCGACCTGCTCGATTCCGAGCGCCACTGGGTTGGAGCCGTGCGGGCCACGACTCCCTCCAGGACATTGGATGACTGTGCGCGGGGCGCGCTCACTCCGGACCTCATGCGGCAGGCCGCGCTGCAAGCCCTGCATCGCGGCATGGTCAGGGGCGCCCTCCCGGCCGTGGAGGAGGCACTGAAGCCCTTTGGAGGCCTCAACGCGTGA
- a CDS encoding metallophosphoesterase has product MRLRLARRRHAAGAAASLAVSEAVEPHGRNELQARGPDPFRPDRRLRWRDHFVLTEHLLQLDGIHPEHDGLRIAQLSDVHVGQATSDVRIRRAVAAVNEAAPDLVFLTGDYVTHSPKPLPRVRQLLQGLNGPVFVVMGNHDHWVDAPYLRMSFEALGYTVLQNEHRVVHVKGAPVTVLGIDDGLTGKEDVEATFRGAPSSGTRLVLAHTPPTAEKLPAHAGLVQFSGHTHGGQFIVRGLTEAIFRRAGQPYIRGHYRVNGNHLYVNQGLGFGFGGPYLRRGSTPEVAFFTLRTQQAAHVGTT; this is encoded by the coding sequence ATGCGCCTGAGACTCGCCCGCCGCCGTCACGCCGCTGGTGCCGCCGCCTCCCTCGCTGTCTCCGAGGCAGTGGAGCCCCACGGCCGCAACGAGCTCCAGGCGCGTGGCCCCGACCCCTTCCGGCCGGACCGGCGCCTGCGCTGGCGGGACCACTTCGTCCTCACCGAGCACCTGCTCCAGCTGGACGGCATCCACCCGGAGCATGACGGCCTGAGGATCGCGCAGCTGTCGGACGTGCACGTGGGCCAGGCGACCAGCGACGTGCGCATCCGCCGCGCGGTGGCCGCGGTGAACGAGGCCGCGCCGGACCTGGTGTTCCTCACGGGCGACTACGTCACGCACAGCCCCAAGCCGCTGCCGCGCGTGCGCCAGCTGCTCCAGGGGCTCAACGGCCCCGTCTTCGTGGTGATGGGCAACCATGACCACTGGGTGGACGCGCCCTACCTGCGCATGTCCTTCGAGGCGCTGGGCTATACGGTGCTCCAGAACGAGCACCGCGTGGTGCACGTGAAGGGCGCGCCGGTGACGGTGCTGGGCATCGACGACGGGCTCACCGGCAAGGAGGACGTGGAGGCCACCTTCCGGGGCGCGCCCTCGTCCGGCACGCGGCTGGTGCTGGCCCACACGCCGCCCACCGCGGAGAAGCTGCCCGCGCACGCGGGGCTGGTGCAGTTCTCCGGACACACCCACGGCGGGCAGTTCATCGTCCGGGGCCTCACGGAGGCCATCTTCCGCCGCGCGGGCCAGCCGTACATCCGCGGCCACTACCGGGTGAACGGCAACCACCTGTACGTGAACCAGGGGCTGGGCTTCGGCTTCGGCGGGCCGTACCTGCGCCGGGGCAGCACGCCGGAGGTCGCCTTCTTCACCCTGCGCACGCAGCAGGCCGCCCACGTCGGGACGACCTGA
- a CDS encoding nucleotidyl transferase AbiEii/AbiGii toxin family protein — protein sequence MTSRTYASPAAFKQALEQRLRLEANKRNLPLERQRELLVFSRFLARVHAKLGSNVTLKGGLVLELRIEGARATKDIDLRIQGDPSGLLLQLQDAARHELGDFFSFEVRSDHEHPKIQNEGMRYEGLRFRAECRLAQKIYSRPFDVDVAFGEPMLGTPDEVTAPDVLGFANIAPPRLRLYPVETHLAEKLHAYTMPRLRPNSRVKDLPDLALLAQARKPLEAERLRQALKLTFDFRDTHPLPGTLPPPSRDWERPYAEMAQDNQLPWPTLEKVTEAAKRFLDPVLEGASITTWDPETGCWHC from the coding sequence GTGACGAGCCGCACCTATGCATCGCCCGCGGCCTTCAAACAGGCGCTGGAGCAGCGCCTTCGCCTGGAGGCGAATAAGCGCAACCTGCCACTCGAACGTCAGCGCGAGCTGCTGGTCTTCAGCCGCTTCCTCGCCCGCGTCCACGCGAAGCTGGGCTCCAACGTCACCCTCAAGGGAGGACTGGTGCTGGAGCTCCGTATCGAAGGAGCGCGAGCAACGAAAGACATCGACCTTCGCATCCAAGGCGACCCCAGCGGATTGCTGCTCCAGTTGCAGGACGCCGCAAGGCACGAGCTTGGCGACTTCTTTTCATTCGAGGTCCGTTCGGATCACGAGCATCCGAAGATCCAGAACGAGGGCATGCGCTACGAAGGACTGCGCTTTCGCGCGGAGTGCCGGCTCGCACAGAAGATCTACAGCCGCCCTTTCGACGTGGACGTCGCCTTCGGGGAGCCCATGTTGGGAACACCGGATGAGGTCACGGCCCCCGACGTGCTTGGATTCGCGAACATCGCGCCGCCCCGCCTGCGCCTCTACCCCGTCGAAACCCATCTCGCGGAGAAGCTGCACGCGTACACGATGCCCCGGCTGCGGCCGAACTCCCGCGTGAAGGACCTGCCCGACCTCGCACTGCTGGCGCAGGCACGGAAGCCGCTGGAGGCAGAGCGGCTGCGACAAGCGCTCAAGCTGACCTTCGACTTCCGCGATACCCATCCACTGCCGGGCACCCTGCCCCCGCCTTCCAGGGATTGGGAGAGGCCCTACGCGGAGATGGCCCAGGACAACCAACTGCCCTGGCCCACGCTCGAGAAAGTGACCGAGGCCGCGAAGCGCTTTCTCGATCCCGTCCTGGAAGGGGCATCCATCACCACCTGGGACCCGGAAACCGGGTGCTGGCACTGCTAA